A section of the Scyliorhinus torazame isolate Kashiwa2021f chromosome 21, sScyTor2.1, whole genome shotgun sequence genome encodes:
- the LOC140397995 gene encoding interferon alpha-F-like yields the protein MNFPSVWGLWILLILLPGVLSQDCQRLQLQEVFNKDAQNSLKIMGGSFPSECKTTRESLSTKSLNLHHLVKRLQTQDKIQIVHQILRHISKIYSMNLGSVTWDRVKVEHFRLLLDRQLSELEKCVRNPGSNLRRNSAINNYFRKLEKFLNQEGFSDCAWEIIRTETRARLQQLIFITAQISRRN from the exons ATGAATTTTCCAAGTGTTTGGGGCTTGTGGATTTTGCTAATCTTGTTACCCGGGGTCCTGAGCCAGGACTGCCAGAGGCTGCAGTTACAGGAAGTCTTTAACAAGGATGCTCAAAATTCCCTGAAGATCATG GGAGGGTCCTTTCCATCGGAGTGCAAAACAACGAGAGAATCACTGAGCACCAAATCCCTGAACCTGCACCATCTCGTCAAGAGGTTACAG ACACAGGACAAGATCCAGATTGTCCATCAGATCCTGCGTCACATCAGCAAGATCTACAGCATGAACCTGGGCTCAGTCACCTGGGACCGGGTGAAGGTGGAACATTTCCGGCTTCTTCTGGACCGCCAACTCAGTGAGCTGGAAAAATGCGTCAGGAATCCGGGATCCAATCTGAGGAGAAACTCCGCCATTAACAACTACTTTCGGAAACTGGAAAAGTTTCTCAATCAGGAG ggattcagtgactgtgcctgGGAAATAATCCGCACTGAGACCAGGGCCCGATTACAACAGCTCATTTTCATAACGGCACAAATCAGCAGAAGGAATTAA
- the LOC140397996 gene encoding interferon alpha-F-like → MNFPSVWGLWILLILLPGVLSQDCQRLQLQEVFNKDAQNSLKIMGGPFPSECKTTRESLRTKSLNLHHLVKRLQTQDKIQIVHQILRHISKIYSMNLGSVTWDRVKVEHFRLLLDRQLSELEKCVRNPGSTLRRNSAINNYFRKLEKFLNQEGFSDCAWEIIRTETRARLQQLLFITAQISRRN, encoded by the exons ATGAATTTTCCAAGTGTTTGGGGCTTGTGGATTTTGCTAATCTTGTTACCCGGGGTGCTGAGCCAGGACTGCCAGAGGCTGCAGTTACAGGAAGTCTTTAACAAGGATGCTCAAAATTCCCTGAAGATCATG GGAGGACCCTTTCCATCGGAGTGCAAAACAACGAGAGAATCACTGAGAACCAAATCCCTGAACCTGCACCATCTCGTCAAGAGGTTACAG ACACAGGACAAGATCCAGATTGTCCATCAGATCCTGCGTCACATCAGCAAGATCTACAGCATGAACCTGGGCTCAGTCACCTGGGACCGGGTGAAGGTGGAACATTTCCGGCTTCTTCTGGACcgccagctcagtgagctggaaaaATGCGTCAGGAATCCGGGATCCACTCTGAGGAGAAACTCCGCCATTAACAACTACTTTCGGAAACTGGAAAAGTTTCTCAATCAGGAG ggattcagtgactgtgcctgGGAAATAATCCGCACTGAGACCAGGGCCCGATTACAACAGCTCCTTTTCATTACGGCACAAATCAGCAGAAGGAATTAA
- the LOC140398063 gene encoding interferon a3-like: MVKQAGLPEVAVQEVFNKDAQNSLKVMRRPFPSECKTTRESLRTKSLNLYHPVKRLQTQDKIQIVHQTLRHSSKIYSMNLGSVTWDRVKVEHFRLLLDRQLSELEECVRKPGSNLRRNSAIHNYFRKLEKFLNQEGFSDCAWEIIRTDARARLQQLLFITAQISRRN, from the exons ATGGTGAAGCAAGCAG GACTGCCAGAGGTTGCAGTTCAGGAAGTCTTCAACAAGGATGCACAAAATTCCCTGAAGGTCATG AGAAGACCCTTTCCATCGGAGTGCAAAACAACGAGAGAATCACTGAGAACCAAATCCCTGAACCTGTACCATCCCGTCAAAAGGTTACAG ACACAGGACAAGATCCAGATTGTCCATCAGACCCTGCGTCACAGCAGCAAGATCTACAGCATGAACCTGGGCTCAGTCACCTGGGACCGGGTGAAGGTGGAACATTTCCGGCTTCTCCTGGAccgacagctcagtgagctggaagaATGTGTCAGGAAACCGGGATCCAATCTGAGGAGAAACTCCGCCATTCACAATTACTTTCGGAAACTGGAAAAGTTTCTCAATCAGGAG ggattcagtgactgtgcctgGGAAATAATCCGCACTGATGCCAGGGCCCGATTACAACAGCTCCTTTTCATAACCGCACAAATCAGCAGAAGGAATTAA
- the LOC140397994 gene encoding interferon a3-like, translating into MNFPSVWGLWILLILLPGVLSQDCQRLQLQEVFNKDAQNSLKIMGGPFPSECKTTRESLRTKSLNLHHLVKRLQTQDKIQLVQQILRHISKIYSMNLGSVTWDRVKVEHFRLLLDRQLSELEKCVRNPGSNLRRNSAINNYFRKLEKFLNQEGFSDCAWEIIRTETRARLQQLLVITAQISRRN; encoded by the exons ATGAATTTTCCAAGTGTTTGGGGCTTGTGGATTTTGCTAATCTTGTTACCCGGGGTCCTGAGCCAGGACTGCCAGAGGCTGCAGTTACAGGAAGTCTTTAACAAGGATGCTCAAAATTCCCTGAAGATCATG GGAGGACCCTTTCCATCGGAATGCAAAACAACGAGAGAATCACTGAGAACCAAATCCCTGAACCTGCACCATCTCGTCAAGAGGTTACAG ACACAGGACAAGATCCAGCTTGTCCAGCAGATCCTGCGTCACATCAGCAAGATCTACAGCATGAACCTGGGCTCAGTCACCTGGGACCGGGTGAAGGTGGAACATTTCCGGCTTCTTCTGGACcgccagctcagtgagctggaaaaATGTGTCAGGAATCCGGGATCCAATCTGAGGAGAAACTCCGCCATTAACAATTACTTTCGGAAACTGGAAAAGTTTCTCAATCAGGAG ggattcagtgactgtgcctgGGAAATAATCCGCACTGAGACCAGGGCCCGATTACAACAGCTCCTTGTCATAACGGCACAAATCAGCAGAAGGAATTAA